The Tessaracoccus timonensis sequence AATGTCCCGTCGAGGACGCCGGTCGTATCAGTGAGCTGGTTAGCGAGGCTCTTCCCTGCGGAAGGCATCACGGATCGGTTGAAATGCACCAGGGTCTCGACCGCGGCCACGTTGTTCCAAGGAACCTGCGCATCACCGTTACCGATGCCGTCATCGTTGAGTAGGAGCGCAGGTTTCGTCAGGTCGACCTTCCGCTGCAGCTGTTTCTCCTTGACCGACACTCCGAGGCCGACCAGGGCGAGCCCCAGCAGCGGCAGCGCCGCCAGCATCATCCATTCGCCGGTGCTGATGAAGGCGGCGACGGCTGCCACCATGAGAGCGATGAACACGGCGCCGATGACGGCGGCCCCGAACTTCTGCTTGGTCTCGCGATTGGGCTCGGGGTACGCCACGACCTCGGGGATGCCTCCGCCGTACGTGTAGCTCATGGTTCAGCCTTCCGTCGCGACGACGATGGCACCCGCGCCGGGAAGCAGCCAGCGGCCGTCGCCCTCTTGGGTGGCGTCGCCCCATGCCGCAAGCAGTTTCCCGTCGACGGGCACATCCACCGCCGCATCGCCCCGCGTGGCCGCGACGGCGAACCCGGGCCGGTGCATCACGACGGTGTCGGCGTCGACGACATCCACCGACGTCGCATCCAGCGTCGGGTCCGTCGCGCCCGGGAGCACTCGTCTCAGCGCGAGGAGGGTGCGGTACCACGCCAACATCCGACGATGCCCCTCGCCGTCGCGCTCGGCCCAGCGCAGCTTGGCAGAGGTAAACGTCGATTCGGCTTGTGGGTCGGGGACCTCGTCGCTCCACCCCATCTCGGCGAACTCGCGCGCGCGACCCTCGGAGACGAGTGGGGCCAGCTCGTCTCCGAGGTCGGCGAAGAACGGGAACGGTGTCGAGGCCGCCCACTCCTCGCCCATGAAGATCATCGGCGTGAACGGGGCCAGCAGGAGCAGCGCGGCGGCTGCGGCCTGGCGGTCGGCGTCGCTCAGGCGGTCGCCGGCGGCGCGGTTGCCCACCTGGTCGTGGTTCTGGATGAACGTGATGAATGAGTGCCCGTCGTACAGCGGAGTGGTGGGCTCGACGGGTGCGCCCCAGTCTTCGCCGCGGAACGTCGAATAGGTGCCGTCGTGGATGAATACCCTAGTGAGTGCCTTGTCGAGCACTTCGGCGGTGCCGAAGTCGACGTAGTAGCCCTGCGTCTCGCCGGTGAAGAATGCGTGCAGCGCGTGGTGCACGTCATCGGCCCACTGGGCGTCCATGCCGCGTGCGAAGGCGACGGAGTTCGTCGGGCTCACCATGGAGGGCTGGTTCAAATCCGACTCAGCGGTGATGAACAGCGGGCGGCCGAGCTTCTGCTCCCAAGCGAGGGATGCGTCGGCGATCTCCGCGAGGAAATGCTGCTCCGAATCGTCCGCGAGCGCGTGCACCGCGTCGAGGCGCAACCCGTCGCACTGGAACCGCGCGAGCCACTGATGCGCTGCTCCGAGGAAGAACGCGCGCACCTCGTCGGCGTGCTCCTGATCCAGGTTGAGTGCCGCACCCCACGGCGTCTGGTGCTTGTCGGTGAAGTAGGGTCCGAACTCTCCGAGGTAGTTGCCCTCCGGGCCGAGGTGGTTGTAGACGACGTCGAGGATCACGCCCAGCCCGCGCGCGTGGCAGGCGTCGATGAACCGCACGAACGCCTCCGGCCCGCCGTACGCCTGATGCACGGCGTATTGCCCGACGCCGTCGTACCCCCAGCCCCAGCGCCCAGGAAAATCCGCGACGGGCATCACCTCCACTGCGTCGACGCCCAACTCGACGAGGTAGTCCAGCTTGCCGATAGCCGCGTCGAAGGTGCCCTCGTCAGTGAAGGTGCCGACGTGCAGCTCGTACAGCACGCCGCCGCGGAGATCGACGCCCTCCCACTGTGGGCGGTCGATGGCTGCGGGGTCGACGATGCGGCTGGCGCCGTGCGGACCGTCAGGCTGGGCGAGGCTGCGTGGATCCGGGCGAGGCGAGCCGCCGTCGAGGGAAAAGGCGTAGCGGGAGCCGGGTTCGAGCGCGGCGTCGGCTACCCACCAGCCGGCGCGTTCTGCGTCGGGGTGCATCGGTCGGGAAGTTTCATCGACGACGAGGTCGACGCGGTTGGCTCGGGGTGCCCACAGTGCTGGACGGGTGAAATCACGCATGATCCCAGCCTAAGGGAGGGGAGTGCCACGACGAGCGTGCGAAGCGTCAGAGCTCGAGCGCGTTGGGAGGGTCTGTGGCGGAGAAATCCTGATGGCTTGGAGGAACACGGAGGCTTCCGGCTCGGCCAGAACGATCGCCATCATCACAGAGGAGTCGACGATCACGAGGGCAGCCCATCTTCACCGTAGAGGTACTGGTCAGATGGGGTTTCATCGAGGCGAGGGAGACGCTTGGCACGCTCGATGATGCTCATGATGTGGGCGTTGGACATGCTTCGGCTGCGTGCTCGCTGCACGCGCGCATGGCGCTCCTCGATGGAGCGGCGCACGGCCGTCGTGAGCGACTCGCCGGTGAGCGCCGCCAGCTCCCGTGCGAGTGCGTCAGTGGCTGGGTGTTTGACATTGATCGCCATGGTTCTACCTTAATCGATGGAAAAGGTAGAACTGGGTAGAAAAGTGGGCCAGGTTACTCCCCGCTCGGCTCAGGCACGAGCAGCGCGACGGGGTAGGCGCCGAGGACGTCGGCGACGGGCGTCTGCCCGCCCGAGACCACCTGGTCGGTGAACAAGTTGCGGAACTCACCGTCGGGCAGGAAGAGCGTGTGGTCGCCCCAGCCCTCGCGCTCAGCGAGCTTCGCGGCCAGCCGCGTGACGACCGTGATGGCCGCCACCTCGTCGCCCGTGCCGCGCGAGAACGCAACCGCGTGTCCCGTTGTGGAGGCGATGGGGTGATACTGCGCGCTCGGCCCGCGGTACGCGTCGGCGTGTTCACGACGGTGGCGCAGCGCCCGGCTGGTGACGAACAGCTTCTCTGTGTCGAGATCTGTAGGCGGGTTCTCCTGCAGCGACGCGAGGATGCCGGCGCGTCGGTAGAAGTCCACTTCGCGGCGGTTGTCGGGGTCGACGAGTGAGAG is a genomic window containing:
- the treZ gene encoding malto-oligosyltrehalose trehalohydrolase, which codes for MRDFTRPALWAPRANRVDLVVDETSRPMHPDAERAGWWVADAALEPGSRYAFSLDGGSPRPDPRSLAQPDGPHGASRIVDPAAIDRPQWEGVDLRGGVLYELHVGTFTDEGTFDAAIGKLDYLVELGVDAVEVMPVADFPGRWGWGYDGVGQYAVHQAYGGPEAFVRFIDACHARGLGVILDVVYNHLGPEGNYLGEFGPYFTDKHQTPWGAALNLDQEHADEVRAFFLGAAHQWLARFQCDGLRLDAVHALADDSEQHFLAEIADASLAWEQKLGRPLFITAESDLNQPSMVSPTNSVAFARGMDAQWADDVHHALHAFFTGETQGYYVDFGTAEVLDKALTRVFIHDGTYSTFRGEDWGAPVEPTTPLYDGHSFITFIQNHDQVGNRAAGDRLSDADRQAAAAALLLLAPFTPMIFMGEEWAASTPFPFFADLGDELAPLVSEGRAREFAEMGWSDEVPDPQAESTFTSAKLRWAERDGEGHRRMLAWYRTLLALRRVLPGATDPTLDATSVDVVDADTVVMHRPGFAVAATRGDAAVDVPVDGKLLAAWGDATQEGDGRWLLPGAGAIVVATEG
- a CDS encoding type II toxin-antitoxin system VapB family antitoxin — its product is MAINVKHPATDALARELAALTGESLTTAVRRSIEERHARVQRARSRSMSNAHIMSIIERAKRLPRLDETPSDQYLYGEDGLPS